Genomic DNA from Ruminococcus sp. OA3:
AGGTGAATACGGCGTATGAGGCGCTTAAAAATGCCGTGTCAGGGGAAGCGCCAACCTCCATGGAAATGGATGAAAAGGAAATCACGCTGGCTAATATGAGCAGTAAAAAACTGAACGTTACCTATACGCCGGAGGAGGTCAAAGTGCCGATTCTGCTTACCTGGACATCTTCCGACAGCAGCGTGGCAAAAGTAGCGGCGGATGGAACGGTAACTGCAGCGGGCGTTGGAAAAGCCACCATCACGGCAGAGGGTGCCGGCATGAAGGCAAGCTGTGAGGTGACGGTCCCAGAGGTGACAATGACGGGGATTGCCTTCAGTGAACGTAATGTTACCATTGCTAGAGCGGAAGAAAAAACACTTTCCGTCGTGTATACGCCGGAGAATACGACGGATCCGCGCGATGAGAAGTGGAGTTCTTCAGACCCGCTGGTCGTGGCAGTGCGAAAGGATGGAAGCATTCTCGGCATCAACGCGGGGACCGCGACAATTACCGCAACCGTAGGTGAATTTACCGCAAGTTGTGAAGTCACGGTTACGGATGTGCCGATTACAGGCATTGACCCGGGGCAGAGCACAGACCTGAAGGTTCAGGTTGGAAAGACACTGGGACTGTCTTATTCCGTGCTTCCTGAGAATACGACAGAGGATAAGACAGCAACGGCAATTTCCACCAATCCGAACATTGTACAGGTCACAAACAACAAGACGATCAAGGGTGTTTCTGAAGGTGAAGCCGATGTGATCGTACGGATTGGAAAAGAGAGTATTTCCTACCATGTATCGGTGGAGAAGATCAATGCGACGGATTTTGATTTCAGCAATCCGCCGAAGACTTTAAATATCAAAAAAAGTGCAACGGTTTCCCTCAGTTTCAAGCCCGTAAGCACACCGGATAACCGGTATGATGTGCAGTGGAGTACCAGTGACCCGGCGGTGGTCAGCCTGGACGGAACACAGGGATACCAGATGAAGATCACGGGAAAAAGTGCCGGAACAGCAACAATAACAGCAGTACTTGGTGATATCAGCCGTTCCTTTGATGTGACAGTCCTGGATATTCCAATTACCGGAATCACGCTGACAGAAGAAAGTGTAGATGCCTATGTAGGAAAATATAATTCCTCAGTGAGAGTGATTGTGAGTCCATCCAATACCACGGCATCAACAGACGTTACATGGACAAGCAGTGATACCGATGTCCTGGAAGTGACAGGATCTTCAATGTATGGAAGTTTTACGGCAAAGAAAGCAGGTACGGTAAATCTGACAGCAAAAGTGGGAGAGTTTTCGGCCACCTGTGTTGTCAATGTCCATGAAGTGCCTACAGTAGAAAGCATTACACTCAATAAAGACAAATTCCAGCTGGGGATTGGAAAATCTTCCTCCCTTTCAGTGCAGGCGTCTCCGACAACGTCAGACTATAATTCAAAACTTCTGAAGTGGAGTTCATCAGATGAGTCAGTGGCAACAGTCAGCAGCTATGGCAGCGTAAAGGCTGTCGGTGAGGGGAAAGCAACGATCACAGCGACGTATGATGAGCGTCTGACGGCGGCGTGTGAAGTAACGGCGGCAGAGATTCCCTTAGAGGGTGTATACTTCAAAGAAGAAAACACAAAGATACAGGGACTGGAAAAATCAGGTTGGCTGAGCTTCAGTGCTTCTCCGGGCGATCATACAGATGCGCTGACGGTTAGTGCCGTGTCAGGAGACAGCAATATCGTGACCGTCGAGTCAGCCAGCACATCGAGCGTAACCGTTAAGTCTAAGGCGGCAGGATCGGCAGTCATCACGCTGACAGTCAAAACAAAGGACGGACGCAGCTATACGGCTTCTACCAAAGTGACCGTGGAAGAAAACTTTATTGAGGCTGTGGCATTTCCGCAGGCGGTCTATGAGATCGCGAAAGGCGCGAGCAAAAACTTTTTGTATGAAATTATAAAATGGCCGTCAAATGGTGACACAAGTTCGATCACCTGGGACTCCAGCAACAAAGATGTGGCGACCGTTACAGGCACCGGAAGTGTGAAAGCAGTTGGATTCGGTGAGACGACGATCACGGCAGAACTGAAGGACAAAAGCGTGTATTCCTGTAAGGTTAAGGTTCCAAATCCGGTTACGGAGGTGACCATCAGTGCATCGAGAATCGGTATGCTGAAAGGAAGCAGCATCTCTCTGGATACCATTGATTTTACGCCTGCGGACGGCAATATAAGCAAGTTCAGCTGGGCGTCAAGCAATACGGACGTGCTGACAGTCAAAAATGGTATCGTAAAGGCAGTGGGCGTTGGAAGCGCAAGCATCTATGGAACGGCAGGAAACGCCTTTGCGACCTGTGAAATTACTGTGACCCTCTCCGGGGATGAGGTGGCAGGAATTGAGGTCATAGGACTGATCGATCAGATCGGAGGGGTGACGCTTGACAGTGAGGATGCAGTTAAAACAGCCCGTACGGCCTACAACAAACTGACCAGAATGCAGAAAGCATATGTAGAGAATGATCAGAAGCTGTTTGATGCAGAGGATAAGTTGTATGAACTGCAGGAAGTGATGAGAAGTCCGGTAACATTAAGTTCTGTAAAGTCAGTAAATTATAATACGGTGAATGTTACCTGGAAATCCGTAAACGGTGCAGAAGGGTATCAGGTATACCGAAAGACAGCAGGAGGAAGTTACAAAGAGATCGCAGCTGTGAGCGGACGCGAAACAACGGCATACAGAGATACCGGGCTGACTACGGGAACGGTTTATACCTACACTGTGCGTGCCGTGTATACGCTTGGAGGTGAGAAACAGCTTGGAGATTATGTGAAATCTGGAATCAGCGGAAAAGCGATGCCGGAGAAAACAGTGACTTCCAAAGTTCAGTCCTGGGGATCTCAGACATTGAAACTTACCTGGGAAAAAGTAAGCGGAGCCAGCGGATACCAGATCTATCACAGGACATCCAAAAACGGTCCATGGAAATACGTCACACAGATTGCAGATGGAAATACAACGTCCTATATGCATTACAATCTGATATGCGGAAATACATATGACTATGTGGTACGTGCGTATCGCACCGTGAAGAACACGAAATACATTGGTGCGAACAGCGATATACTGAGCGGGAAACCTGTACCGGCGCAGGTGAAAAATGTGACGGTCAGGAAAGCTTCTTCCACCAGCATGAAGATCAGCTGGGGCAAAGTGAACGGAGCCAGTGGCTATCAGATCTACCGCAGGAATCCTGATACAGGAAAATATCAGTTCGTCACACAACTCGGGAATGGAAATGTGGCAGCTTATACGGAAAAAGGCCTGAAGAAAGGGATTACCTATACGTATGTGGTGCGTGCTTACCGTACCGTAAACGGCAACAAGATTTTGGGTGCCAACTCAACTGAAACAAAAGGAAGTATCAACTAATGATCACGGCGGGGGATTCCATTTTGGAATACCCCGCCGTTTTGGCAAAATAGTGCAGGATTTGCAGTTTACTTGAAAAAGTGGATGTGCTATACTGTAACCAATTTCATAAGATGAGTATTTATGGTCGGATTTTTGCAGGGAGGAAAGCATAAATCCGTTAAAAGAGAATCCGGTGTGAATCCGGAACAGTCACCACTACTGTAACGTGGACGAAGGAATGATATACCACTGGGCCCGGAGCCCGGGAAGGCATTCCCAAGGATGAAGCGAAGTCAGGAGAACTGCCATAGATCGAACGAAGTAATATTTTCGGGTGAAGAAAATATGCTTTTTTTGTTGCCAAAAAACAGAGAAACAGGAGTATCAGAAGTAACATACGGCAGGGAGGAGACGGATTATGGAGAGGAAGAAACGGGATGGTTTAAGGAGAAGGGGATGTGTGCGGCATTGTGTACACAGGCTTACCGCGGTCGTGCTGATTCTGGTACTGACGATGTCAGCATGCCTGATGGAAGCAGGTGCGGTTGCATGGAATGCAAATGCAGATACAGATGACAATTTCCAGCAGCTGAGATTCTGGGAGGATGAAAAGCCGGGCATACGCTTTTATATCAACGCTGCCGCGCGGTATGAACTGGAGACGGTTAGGGAACCCGGATTTGGGACAGATAAAGGTGAGTGGACGGTGATGAGCCTGCTGCGCGGGATGTATACCGGAATGGATTATCTGAACTATATACCGGATGATTATTTCGAAGGCTATTATCAGCGTATGGTGGAAACGGTACAGAGCAAAAACGGTGTACTTGATGCATACAAGATCACGGAATGGTGCAGAGTGATACTTGCGCTGAGTGCGCTCGGAAAATCACCGGAAGATGTGGGAGGATATGATTTCCTGGATAAGCTGTCAAAATCATATAACGACACATACTGGCAGGGGATCAACGGTCCGGTATTCAGCCTGATCTCCCTGAATACCGGCGGGTATCAGCTCTATGAGACACCTTCTGATTATCAGGAGGGTGATATCAACACCGAAGGCCGTATGCTGGATTATATTGTGCGCCATGAGATCCTGAGTTCGGACAAGACGATCGGTGGCTGGGCATTGAATGACGCCAATGCTGCTGAGAAGGGCGCTGATGCCGATATCACAGGGATGGCGCTTCAGGCAATGGCGCCCTATTATCTGGATGAACTGAAATACAAAGAGTCGGGCGCAACGACGCCGTATTCTGAGTTTGTGAAGGCGGTGGAACGCGGCATCTATACGCTGCATCAGATGCAGCTGGACAATGGAGGCTTCAAGGGCTGGGGAAGTGACGTTAATACGGAGTCAACGGCCCAGGTAATCGTAGCCCTGACGGAGCTTGGCATCGATCCGCTTTCCGAACGTGTTGTACTCTCCAATATAGGAAAAGAATGCGGGTTTCTCCCAAAAGGCGCCGTATGGGACGGCACAAGCTGCAATAACATGATTGACGCAGTGCTGATGCACTGGGAGAAAAACAGCGGATCCAGCGAGGCGGTGGGAGGCTTCAAACATGTCACGGCAGGTGACGACGGCGGAGGCGGAAGCGGTGATTCGGTTAATGGAATGGCGACTGATCAGGCTCTCTATGCCCTGATTTCCTACGACCGTTTTCTCAACGGGGAGAATACGCTGTATGACATGACCGATATGACGGACGGCAGTTATACGGGTATGACAGCAGATACGTATTCCCTCACGTATGACGGCAACGGATCTGCCGCTTCCAGCACAGAGTCTTATGCACCGTACGCGGAAGTTATGCTGCCGGTTGTGCAGTCTACGGGTGATGAGGCGTTTGTGGCGTGGAACACGAAGGCGGACGGAACGGGAACGACATATCGTCCGGGGGAAATACTTTCCATGCCGGAACAGGATGTGACACTGTATGCCATGTTCGGACAGATTGATTTTACCCTGGAGCTGGAATTAAACGAGGGTGTACTGGCGGACGGTGTATCGGTGCCGGATATGTTTACACCGATGGATGCGGACATTATTCTCCCGACGGCGGATGAGATCACGAAAGAAGGCTGCATATTCAACGGATGGTATCTGAGCGCTTCCGCTGCGGATAAATTGTCCGGGACAACGGTGACGTCGGTTCCCAAAGGAACGTATGGAAACCAGAAATATTATGCAGGGTGGCGGGTATCTTTTGATAAGATTAATCCGTTTGGAGTGCTGATCTCAAGCCTGGGAAAGGAAATCCGGATCTCTGACCGCTCTGTTATACGCCAGGCACGTGCGATCTATGACAGTATGAGTGTGACAGAACAGAAGAACATTACCTGCCGGGCGTACTATGAAAAATTAGTATCCGCTGAAGAGGCACTGAAACAACTGGAAGAAAGCATGGACCAGGCAGAAGTTGTGATCAGCTTGATCACAGACATCGGTACGCCGGTGACCTTAGAACGGGAAGCTTACATCAAGGAGGCACGGGAATCGTATGATGCCCTGGCGGAGGAAGACAAGGCGTATGTGACGAATTATGCTGACCTGATTGCGGCGGAAGAGAGTCTTGCCATCTTACAGGAAAATCAGGCAGCGGCCGATGCGGCAGCTGCTCTGATCGGGGAAATCGGCGAGGTGACGCTGGAATCAGAAACGGCGATTGCCAAAGCGCGTGCAGCCTTCGACCAGCTGACCGCAGAGCAGCAGCAGCTGATAAAGGAAAGCGATATTGCCCAGCTTGAGTCGGCGGAGCTGACGTTCGTACAGCTTAAGGAACAGGCGGAAAGAATACAGAATGTACGTGATCTGATCGCTCTGATACCGGAAACACTCAGTATAGAGGATGACAGTTTCCAGATCGTATCGGATGCCAAAGCTGCCTATGTTGCACTGACTAACGAGGAACGTCAGGAGATTACAGTGGAGGAGGCGCAGATGATAGTGGACGCCCAGCAGACACTGAATGCGCTGGCACAGCAGAATGCACAGTGGGAGGATATCGAGGTCAGCAAAGAGCTGGTTACGAAGATTTCAAATTACGGCGGTACGGCAAAACTTGAGGACGAGGAAGATATTCAGGCGATCAGGGCGACGTATGACGGCTTTACCAACGTGCAGAAAGCCCTGGTGGAAAATTATTATTCACTGGTGGCACTGGAGGAGATGCTGGTCTCACTGCATCTGGATGTGGAAGCTGCCGCCGAGGTTGAGGCAATGATCGCGGAAATCGGTGAGGTAACGTTCGAAAAAGAGGCTGAGGTTGTCGCAGCCGGGGTTGCATACCGCACTCTGACCGCAAGTCAGAAGGAGCTTGTGGGAAATTACAGAGATCTGGTCGCTGCACAGCAGGCGCTGTCGGTGCTGCGCAACAACAGACAGCAGGCACAGAAGACGATCGATAAGATTGAGGCGATTGGAAATGTAACACTGGACAGCCTGGATGCGATCCTCAAAGCGGAGAAGTCATACGATAAACTGACAGATGCCCAGAAGGGCCTTATCAGTGAGGAACTGCTGAAAGTGCTTGCCGATGCAAGGACAGAGTATGACAGGCTGGAGGGTCTGGTACTGAAAGGCATTGAACTGAGTGAGTCAGATATTACGCTGGCTGTCGGCGGCACAAAAGAGATCACAGTAGGCTATGAACCTGAAAATACACTCTCGAGTAAGGAGATTTTGTGGAGCAGCAGTGATCCGGAAGTACTCACTGTCGAAGACGGTGTGATTACAGCCGTAGGTGCCGGCGACGCCGCAGTCGTAGCCAGGGCAAAGGCGAATAAAAGAATCATGGCTACCTGTGCGGTACACGTAAAAGTTCCGCTGACGGGGATCACCATCAACAAGAAAAGCATGGCGCTGACAAGAGGGGAAGTGGCACTGCTCCAGGTTGGCTACCTTCCGGAAAATACGACGGATGATAAGACGGTAATATGGAAAAGTGGAGACACGAAAGTGGCGACGGTTTCCTCTGCCGGGAAAGTGACGGGGGTTGCCAACGGAACGACGACGATCACAGCCAGTGTCGGGGAATTCCAGGTATCCTGTAAAATTCAGGTATACAATTATAAGATTTCATATCAGCTGAACGGCGGAACGAATGACAGTACCAATCCCGTGAGATACAGTGGTCCGTGGAATGTGACATTGAAGAATGCGACGAGGGCCGGTTATACCTTTGGCGGCTGGTACACAGACAAGAACTTTAAAAACAGAATCACCATGATACAAAAGGGAAGTAACAAAGACTATACCCTCTATGCAAAATGGATCAAAGTGACGGCTCCGGGGAAAATGGAAATCACGAGCCTGACGAATACAGCGGCGGGCAGCATAAAGATTGTTGTAAAGGGAAAACCTTCCGGGGCAGTCGGTTATCACGTGCTTTATGCCGATAACAGCAGTATGAAAAATGCGAAGAATCTCTACACAACCATGTGGGGAGGAAAGACGATCACATCGCTGACACCGGGGAAGACTTATTATGTGAAAGTGCGCGCCTACAAGAAGGACTCTGCCGGAAAGACGATCTTCGGTTCCTATACCGCAGTTAAAAGCGTCGCACTGGTGATACCTGAGAAGACGGTGCTCTCCAAAGTTCAGTCCTGGGGCTCTCAGACATTGAAGCTCAGCTGGGAAAAAGTAAGCGGTGCGAGTGGATATCAGATCTACCAGAGGAGTTCCAAAACCGGACCCTGGAAGCAGGTCACACAGATTGCAAACGGGAACACAACTTCCTATTTACACGGCAATCTGACATCCGGAAAGACATATGATTATGTGGTGCGTGCGTATCGTACCGTGAAAAACAAAAACTATATCGGAGCAAACAGCAATATCGTGAGCGGGAAGCCTGTACCGGCACAGGTGAAAAATGTGACGGTCAGGCAGGCATCTTCCACCAGCATGAAGATCAGCTGGGGAAAGGTAAACGGGGCGAGCGGATACCAGATCTACCGCAGAAATCCTGCGACAGGAAAATATCAGTTTGTCACACAGGTAAATCAGGCGGGCGCGACGTCCTATACGGAAAAAGGCCTGAAGAAAGGAATCACCTATACGTATGTGGTACGCGCATACCGGACAGTGAACGGCAATAAGGTCCTGGGTGCCAACTCATCGGAAACAAAAGGAAGTATTAAATAATGGGCCAGATATTAGAAAAAATTAATTTATGGGTAAGGAGACACAGAGAAGTCACAGCGGCAGCCATCGGGCTGCTTGTTGTGGTTCTGTTCTCGGTGTCCGTATTTGGAACCCTGAGCACGCAGGTGTCGGCTGCGATGGAAAATCCGGTTCAGGGAATTTCAGACCAGAGCTCGCTTGTTCAGCTGAGCGGGACGACAGAGGTGGTGGCCGAGGCTCCGAAAGGCATGGCACTGACGGCTGAGAATGATACAGATGCCAGCGACCAGCCGACAGCGGAGGATCAGCAGGCGAACGAGTCGCAGGCCAATACCGGAAATAATACCTCCTCGGCAAACAGCCTGAGCTCCGGGGGCGGACAGAATGAAGGCGGCAGCCAGGCGTCTGGCGGTGACGGCGGCAATTCTTCCGATAAAGACAAAGATGATAAAAATCTGGAAGACGAGGGAATCAAAAAAGGTGAATTTTTTACGACATCCATCCAGGATAACGAGGTAGTGAATGAGAGTAATTATTCCTACACGATCATGCACAAGCAGGAAGAACTCGAGGTGCTCCAGGTTCAGAATAAGGTGAACAAAGGGAAGTTCACAAACTATACGGGGGAATTTGCACTGGCAGAGGGTGAAAATCAGATCACCGTCAAAGCCACCTATCGGGGGACAGACGGAAAGACGTTTTCCGCTGTTAAAACTTATACGATTTATTATGAAAAGAATGAGGAGAATATAGAAAAAGCCAGGATAGAGACGGACCTCACAAACAGTCAGAAGACCTTAAAAAATGAGTATTCATTTTCGGCAATTGCCACCCTGGGCGGCAGGCAGACGGAACTGACGATCAATGTGGAACGCGGCAATGTGACAGAAAGCATCACTTCCACGGAAGACAGGCATGTGGTGAGAGAACTCTCTGAGGGGATCAATAAAGTGACTCTCTCGGCGGGGAAAGGGAGTGCTAAGACGACCAAAGGTCCGTATATTATCATGTATGAGCCCGATCCGAAAGCAGGCACACCCACGCTGTGGTCGGAAGATCTGGAGGCGGCGAATAATACAAAAGTCAGCAGAGCGGATTTTCCTTTCAGTGCATTTGCAGAGATGGGCGGTACTCCGATACCGTTTAAGGTGTTCTGGAATGATCAGGAACTGACGGACCTCGGGGGCGGCAATTTTGAAGTGACCCTCGAAATAGGAAACAACACATTCTATCTGCAGGCGGAGGACAGCGCCGGGGACCCCGTTACAAAGGGACCTTATACTGTTACGTATGGTCCCAGAAAACCGGAAGATGACAACGGTGACGGACCGGTATCGGATGAGGACGGTCCTACAATTTTCAGTTCGCTGTCAGATGTGGCTGAGGTCTCGAACAGTACCCTGAATTTCTGGGTATATGCGACAGATTACAGAGGCAATTATATACCGGAATCCAACTATGATGTGACGAGAAACGGTGTCCCGGCTACATTAGTATATAGTAATAACGATCAGATCAGTTATTCGGTGCAGCTGGACCCGGGGGTCAATACCTTTACAGTTCAGGCGTGGGATAAGGACGGGTTCCGAAGGGTTGCGACGTATCAGGTGACATACAACGAGCCGGAGGAGACGCTTGGCACCGTGACCGTTTCCATTGAGGGGACCACCATCGGAATCGGTTATCTGGCGGATAGTTATCCGGTCGAGATTAAAAAAGACACCCCGTTCTCGCAGCTTCTGGTTGAGAATTTTGACGAGATAACGGGGCATCTGGGATTTGAAGCGCATTATACAGGTACGCTTTACAGCAGCTTTTACCTGGAATCGATCTCCAATCCCCAGGATTTTGTATTTCCGGCGATTCCGGCTGATCTGGAAGAACACCTGCTTGCCCTGAATGATCCGGATTCGGATGAGGTGGTCTATAATCCTGCAAAATACCGTACGAATCAGCTTGGTCAATTTGACTTCTGCAAGGGCAGCGGATGGATGTACTGGGTGAGCACGCTGGGGTACCCGAATGTCGGGATGGACCAGTACTATCCGCAGGACGGAGATGTCGTACGCATTCGCTATACGACGTACTATGGTTCTGATATAGGAGGAAGCGGAGCCATGGGAAATGGAACAAATGAAGGAGAAGGTGACGGAGATTGGGGAGAATGGTGATGCATGATGTACGGGTCCGAGTCTGCAGCTTCCTGGTGGCATTGTGTCTGACATTCGGCATGCTGCCGCTTCACCTGGCATATGCGGACGGGCATACCGACTACACGCCCCGGGAACTGCTGGAAACAGCGGAGGACATCATTGCCTGGGAGAAACGTCAGGTCGGTGCTGCTGCGGACGACAATCTGTTTAACAATGCCTTCCTGCAGATCGCTGGGACGACAAACACGGACTGGACGGCACTCGCAATGGGAAGATGTGGCCGCGCAGACGATTACAATGCATATCTGGCGGTGTTGGCGGATCAGGTGACGAAAAAGTATACAGACGACAGGAAGCTGTCCAGTGACAAGGCGACGGAATGGCACAGAATGGCACTGACGGTTCTCAGCCTGGGCGGAGACCCGACCACGTTTGGAAAAGATGCCGGCGGCAATGCAGTCAATCTGATCGCGGATGGTGTTTATGACCGCGGCAGGACGGAATCACTGGGCGAGCAGGGAATTAACGGATGGGTCTATGGTCTCATAGCACTGGACAGTCTGCGCTATCGGGTGCCGGAAGGGGCATCTGATACGAGGCGGGATATCATCTGCCAGATTCTGAAGCTTCAGCTTGATGACGGAGACTTTGCGCTGGATACTTCATCTTCTGGCAATGCGTCTGATGTGGATCTGACTGCCATGGCGGTTCAGGCGCTGGCGCCGTACTACAACAGCGAAGAGACGTATGAGATCAAACGGTATAAAAATCAGGAGACGAAGACAGTACGTCAGGCGGTGGATGCCGCTCTGGCGTGTTTGTCTGAAAGCCAGCAGGACGACGGAGGCTTTGTCAGCTGGAGTATGAGCAACAGTGAGAGCTGCTGTCAGGTGATCGTGGCGCTGTGTTCGCTGGGCATCGACCCGTGCGGTGACAGCCGTTTTATCAAAGGTGAAAATACGGTGCTGGACGCACTGATGGGGTATAAGAATGATGACGGTGGATTTATTCATTCGCATGAGTATGATGAGGAAAACCCAGACGCGGATCCGGACAAATCCAATGGCATGGCAACTCAGCAGGCATTCTATGCGCTGACGGCACTCTGCCGGTATTACGGCGATATGCGCACGCTGTATGATTTCCGTCCGGAGATGGATGACAAGGTAAAGGCTCAGGCGGAGGCGGCACGCCAGGCGATTGACGGTCTGAAGGAGGATGCGGCGCCTGAGGCTTTGACGGCTGCATATCTGGCATATCTGGAAGTTCCTGTGGAAGAGCGCAGCTATATATATAATTATCACAAGCTGGCTGATCTTATGAAGACAGCGGACCTTCCGAATGATTCAGAATATCTGGCGGCTGCTATGGAGCAGAATACGGGCGGAAACGGTACCGTTATATCTCTGTTCGGACAGGATGTATCCATGAC
This window encodes:
- a CDS encoding Ig-like domain-containing protein; amino-acid sequence: MKKLKKQVISMILAALMILTSVPTAAFGAAEDLPVPITGGMEETENDDVSVEEPSSESEPEPDESLQEEDNLKEEGEQEDAGQKIEGEAPKATADELQSQVPATAEEVTVGASRAEVRMSMKQGDTFFYLPKVSEISSNLAKSYGFTYGTNVSEGDITPLDALVQMHIDLYDATKENIGEYLEVSSDGFITKLNGVSTSSISFAVNGAMPHDDVETAYGYTGYSANNCAIRQGDELEFFFYQDDEYFLDNYGMFFADGEKVSSLEAETGDEISLNLKGYCYAYFGNYAQSMIDQQTKAVEDAQLLLVTPDAADPKGYLGTSEAIEGAVTDADGNVTLKFDTAGTYYVTAKCDGEYDNPLVAPYLTVTVNEAEDTTLPELDAEWYDYRNSQDNMAITQALTPTAAGETHLKWGKKIGADYGWKAVSSPILVDGYMYCYYDGSIMKINKETGDVVATGTMAGSSNFSIVPPTYGGGMIFVGLSNGRIQAFNASTLESLWVYKDELGGQPNSPIRYSDGYIYTGFWNSETRDANFVCVKADAKKTETKTAEWTQTIAGGVYWAGAYASGQYVMVGTDDGQNNSTSETASLYSFDKETGEVISKVSGFVGDIRTDIAYDAATDRVYFASKGGYLYSAKVSESGVIDEASVTSFALGGMSTSTPLIYNSRIYIGVSGASNFSPDGHSIKVLDLAADGTASEAYTIPLTAYPQSSALLTTAYESDGYVYAYFTVNSKNGEIYVVKDKPGLTEADPGSGILYTPEDGMKNYCITSAICDREGTIYYKNDSGYMMALEKAVMPTIETTLQDGMVQRGSKKTFDVIARDGDGNKIDATVKFDGKNVDFNWNDDVKTSYTLNFSGKENGDHTVEITVTDSAGKTASKTYTINYQKAEKGELIGYATMGIEATSINSGYIVEPVKIPVYEGDNAAQALTRLIRESGYDYSNTGTVESGFYLSSIIGANARNPKAATKDLILDASLNEDLKDLGISWTEGTEGQLGEFDYAQGSGWMYCLNNVFPNVGFADSYLSDGDVVRVQFTVAYGSDIGGGYSTGGGDSGKARANKDDLVEQIAAVNSAQNRETLLGDDAIKSAYDAANAVMLNLPASQEEVNTAYEALKNAVSGEAPTSMEMDEKEITLANMSSKKLNVTYTPEEVKVPILLTWTSSDSSVAKVAADGTVTAAGVGKATITAEGAGMKASCEVTVPEVTMTGIAFSERNVTIARAEEKTLSVVYTPENTTDPRDEKWSSSDPLVVAVRKDGSILGINAGTATITATVGEFTASCEVTVTDVPITGIDPGQSTDLKVQVGKTLGLSYSVLPENTTEDKTATAISTNPNIVQVTNNKTIKGVSEGEADVIVRIGKESISYHVSVEKINATDFDFSNPPKTLNIKKSATVSLSFKPVSTPDNRYDVQWSTSDPAVVSLDGTQGYQMKITGKSAGTATITAVLGDISRSFDVTVLDIPITGITLTEESVDAYVGKYNSSVRVIVSPSNTTASTDVTWTSSDTDVLEVTGSSMYGSFTAKKAGTVNLTAKVGEFSATCVVNVHEVPTVESITLNKDKFQLGIGKSSSLSVQASPTTSDYNSKLLKWSSSDESVATVSSYGSVKAVGEGKATITATYDERLTAACEVTAAEIPLEGVYFKEENTKIQGLEKSGWLSFSASPGDHTDALTVSAVSGDSNIVTVESASTSSVTVKSKAAGSAVITLTVKTKDGRSYTASTKVTVEENFIEAVAFPQAVYEIAKGASKNFLYEIIKWPSNGDTSSITWDSSNKDVATVTGTGSVKAVGFGETTITAELKDKSVYSCKVKVPNPVTEVTISASRIGMLKGSSISLDTIDFTPADGNISKFSWASSNTDVLTVKNGIVKAVGVGSASIYGTAGNAFATCEITVTLSGDEVAGIEVIGLIDQIGGVTLDSEDAVKTARTAYNKLTRMQKAYVENDQKLFDAEDKLYELQEVMRSPVTLSSVKSVNYNTVNVTWKSVNGAEGYQVYRKTAGGSYKEIAAVSGRETTAYRDTGLTTGTVYTYTVRAVYTLGGEKQLGDYVKSGISGKAMPEKTVTSKVQSWGSQTLKLTWEKVSGASGYQIYHRTSKNGPWKYVTQIADGNTTSYMHYNLICGNTYDYVVRAYRTVKNTKYIGANSDILSGKPVPAQVKNVTVRKASSTSMKISWGKVNGASGYQIYRRNPDTGKYQFVTQLGNGNVAAYTEKGLKKGITYTYVVRAYRTVNGNKILGANSTETKGSIN
- a CDS encoding InlB B-repeat-containing protein; this translates as MERKKRDGLRRRGCVRHCVHRLTAVVLILVLTMSACLMEAGAVAWNANADTDDNFQQLRFWEDEKPGIRFYINAAARYELETVREPGFGTDKGEWTVMSLLRGMYTGMDYLNYIPDDYFEGYYQRMVETVQSKNGVLDAYKITEWCRVILALSALGKSPEDVGGYDFLDKLSKSYNDTYWQGINGPVFSLISLNTGGYQLYETPSDYQEGDINTEGRMLDYIVRHEILSSDKTIGGWALNDANAAEKGADADITGMALQAMAPYYLDELKYKESGATTPYSEFVKAVERGIYTLHQMQLDNGGFKGWGSDVNTESTAQVIVALTELGIDPLSERVVLSNIGKECGFLPKGAVWDGTSCNNMIDAVLMHWEKNSGSSEAVGGFKHVTAGDDGGGGSGDSVNGMATDQALYALISYDRFLNGENTLYDMTDMTDGSYTGMTADTYSLTYDGNGSAASSTESYAPYAEVMLPVVQSTGDEAFVAWNTKADGTGTTYRPGEILSMPEQDVTLYAMFGQIDFTLELELNEGVLADGVSVPDMFTPMDADIILPTADEITKEGCIFNGWYLSASAADKLSGTTVTSVPKGTYGNQKYYAGWRVSFDKINPFGVLISSLGKEIRISDRSVIRQARAIYDSMSVTEQKNITCRAYYEKLVSAEEALKQLEESMDQAEVVISLITDIGTPVTLEREAYIKEARESYDALAEEDKAYVTNYADLIAAEESLAILQENQAAADAAAALIGEIGEVTLESETAIAKARAAFDQLTAEQQQLIKESDIAQLESAELTFVQLKEQAERIQNVRDLIALIPETLSIEDDSFQIVSDAKAAYVALTNEERQEITVEEAQMIVDAQQTLNALAQQNAQWEDIEVSKELVTKISNYGGTAKLEDEEDIQAIRATYDGFTNVQKALVENYYSLVALEEMLVSLHLDVEAAAEVEAMIAEIGEVTFEKEAEVVAAGVAYRTLTASQKELVGNYRDLVAAQQALSVLRNNRQQAQKTIDKIEAIGNVTLDSLDAILKAEKSYDKLTDAQKGLISEELLKVLADARTEYDRLEGLVLKGIELSESDITLAVGGTKEITVGYEPENTLSSKEILWSSSDPEVLTVEDGVITAVGAGDAAVVARAKANKRIMATCAVHVKVPLTGITINKKSMALTRGEVALLQVGYLPENTTDDKTVIWKSGDTKVATVSSAGKVTGVANGTTTITASVGEFQVSCKIQVYNYKISYQLNGGTNDSTNPVRYSGPWNVTLKNATRAGYTFGGWYTDKNFKNRITMIQKGSNKDYTLYAKWIKVTAPGKMEITSLTNTAAGSIKIVVKGKPSGAVGYHVLYADNSSMKNAKNLYTTMWGGKTITSLTPGKTYYVKVRAYKKDSAGKTIFGSYTAVKSVALVIPEKTVLSKVQSWGSQTLKLSWEKVSGASGYQIYQRSSKTGPWKQVTQIANGNTTSYLHGNLTSGKTYDYVVRAYRTVKNKNYIGANSNIVSGKPVPAQVKNVTVRQASSTSMKISWGKVNGASGYQIYRRNPATGKYQFVTQVNQAGATSYTEKGLKKGITYTYVVRAYRTVNGNKVLGANSSETKGSIK